From the Phycisphaeraceae bacterium genome, one window contains:
- a CDS encoding FkbM family methyltransferase: MKPINIQPPSKGFQRWIRKTHTSLLRRINPLGFHTIPFDHGLRLRVRHIDRIGRRIYLDGYSEPELATFLYATLQPGMTFIDIGANLGQFTVLAARLVGPTGTVHAVEAASVMHQQIVDNLQLNAFDQATTHHLALSDREGTIQLNTCVPGQEAFNSIGRPDRQEARVTGSETVRTTTLDGFCHEQHIDHADILKIDVEGAEALVLQGGATLLGQPNAPVIFCEFNETAARGAGSSTATIRNLLNNYGYSLYRFDLHHISLTPEPDHDHYQDSANLIAAKHPNHVFPQLSK, from the coding sequence ATGAAACCAATCAACATCCAGCCACCGAGCAAAGGTTTCCAGCGCTGGATACGCAAGACCCACACGTCGCTGCTTCGACGCATCAACCCTCTTGGCTTCCACACCATCCCGTTCGACCACGGACTCCGCCTCCGCGTTCGCCACATCGATCGCATCGGGCGACGTATCTATCTCGACGGCTACTCAGAACCCGAGCTCGCCACCTTCCTCTACGCCACACTCCAACCCGGCATGACGTTCATCGACATCGGCGCAAACCTCGGACAGTTCACCGTCCTCGCCGCCCGCCTCGTTGGCCCCACGGGGACCGTCCATGCCGTTGAGGCCGCCTCCGTCATGCACCAGCAGATCGTCGACAACCTCCAGCTCAACGCCTTCGATCAGGCCACAACACACCACCTGGCACTCTCAGACCGCGAAGGAACCATCCAGCTCAACACCTGTGTCCCAGGTCAGGAGGCCTTCAACTCCATCGGCCGCCCCGACCGCCAGGAAGCCCGCGTCACAGGCTCAGAAACCGTTCGCACCACCACACTCGACGGCTTCTGTCACGAACAACACATCGATCACGCCGACATCCTCAAGATCGACGTCGAAGGCGCTGAAGCCCTCGTCCTCCAAGGCGGAGCCACACTCCTGGGCCAACCAAACGCCCCGGTTATCTTCTGTGAGTTCAACGAAACCGCCGCCCGGGGCGCTGGCAGCTCCACAGCCACCATCCGTAATCTGCTCAACAACTACGGCTACAGTCTCTACCGCTTCGACCTTCACCACATCTCGCTGACGCCCGAACCAGACCACGATCACTACCAAGACTCAGCCAACCTGATAGCAGCCAAGCACCCCAACCATGTGTTCCCGCAACTGAGCAAGTGA
- a CDS encoding glycosyltransferase family 2 protein yields the protein MKLEIVIPALDEEQSIRSIIERCLTAREQITAQTSVTEVSITVTSDGSTDNTVPIAREYQDRINLIVFEKNKGYGAAIMAGWAASDAELLSFLDADGTCDPLFFITLCNALDQDSADIALGCRINPQSQMPLTRRIGNFGFSTIMTLFSLSRIKDTASGMRVVRRSCLRKLMPLPTGLHFTPAMSSRAILARDLKIIERDMPYHEREGESKLKVVRDGIRFLNVIITNALLHRPSRPLGIIATAAALLAFLMMLYPIWHYLNDGRVEEWMIYRFVASNLLAGSAILLWCAGYLGRKAVDIALSDNPARDKHHGVIGWLMTSRWFWVIITLCFASAALLVGDAFIDYLTTGKVTEHWSRFIVMSFFIWTAIILLITRTMDYCLSLLADRLHYIRHDENLFALPADSHAEKA from the coding sequence ATGAAGCTTGAAATTGTCATACCCGCTCTTGATGAAGAACAGAGCATCCGCTCGATCATCGAACGCTGCCTAACCGCACGAGAACAGATCACCGCCCAGACCTCCGTCACCGAAGTCTCAATCACCGTTACCTCCGACGGCTCGACCGACAACACCGTCCCCATCGCCCGCGAATACCAGGACCGCATCAACCTCATCGTCTTCGAGAAGAACAAGGGCTACGGCGCCGCCATCATGGCCGGCTGGGCAGCATCCGACGCCGAACTGCTCTCCTTCCTCGACGCCGACGGCACCTGCGATCCCCTCTTCTTCATCACCCTCTGCAACGCACTCGATCAGGACTCAGCCGACATCGCCCTCGGCTGTCGCATCAACCCCCAGAGCCAGATGCCCCTCACCCGTCGGATCGGCAACTTCGGCTTCTCCACCATCATGACCCTCTTCTCGCTGAGCAGAATCAAAGATACCGCCTCCGGCATGCGCGTCGTCCGACGATCCTGCCTCCGCAAACTCATGCCCCTACCCACCGGTCTCCACTTCACCCCCGCCATGAGCAGCCGCGCCATCCTCGCCCGCGACCTCAAAATCATCGAACGCGACATGCCCTACCACGAACGCGAAGGCGAATCCAAACTCAAAGTCGTCCGCGATGGCATCCGCTTCCTCAACGTCATCATCACCAACGCCCTCCTCCACCGACCCTCAAGACCCCTCGGCATCATCGCCACCGCAGCCGCCCTCCTGGCCTTCTTGATGATGCTCTACCCCATCTGGCACTATCTCAACGACGGCCGCGTCGAAGAATGGATGATCTACCGCTTCGTAGCCTCCAACCTCCTCGCTGGCTCCGCCATACTCCTCTGGTGTGCCGGGTACCTCGGCCGAAAAGCCGTCGATATCGCTCTCTCCGACAACCCCGCCCGCGACAAGCACCACGGCGTCATCGGCTGGCTCATGACCAGCCGATGGTTCTGGGTCATCATCACCCTCTGCTTCGCCAGCGCCGCACTCCTCGTAGGCGACGCCTTCATCGATTACCTCACCACAGGCAAAGTCACCGAGCACTGGTCACGATTCATCGTCATGTCCTTCTTCATCTGGACCGCCATCATCCTCCTGATCACGCGCACCATGGACTACTGCCTCAGCCTCCTCGCCGACCGCCTGCACTACATCAGGCACGACGAAAACCTCTTCGCTCTCCCGGCCGATAGCCATGCCGAAAAAGCCTGA
- a CDS encoding class I SAM-dependent methyltransferase, with protein sequence MPKKPDHHAASGLLRGVGAVHGRLVHGRRVTAIANAIAPLMSQGQSLLDIGCGDGTLAAQVNERVGNLQLTGLEVIARPQAAIPVTVFDGQHIPLDDNTVDVAMMVDVLHHTHDPMILLREAARVARSAVIIKDHRMERPLAGLTLRFMDWVGNKPHGVTLPYNYWNARQWSGAWKQLSLTPDQYQTRLGLYPAPANWLFESGLHFVARLRPEQAP encoded by the coding sequence ATGCCGAAAAAGCCTGATCATCACGCCGCCTCAGGATTGCTGCGCGGCGTCGGGGCCGTACACGGCCGACTCGTCCACGGCCGCCGCGTCACCGCGATCGCTAACGCCATCGCCCCGCTCATGAGCCAAGGTCAATCTCTCCTCGACATCGGCTGTGGCGACGGCACCCTCGCCGCTCAGGTCAATGAGCGGGTCGGCAACCTCCAACTCACCGGACTCGAGGTCATCGCAAGACCCCAGGCCGCCATCCCCGTCACCGTGTTCGATGGCCAACACATCCCGCTCGACGACAACACCGTCGATGTCGCCATGATGGTCGATGTCCTGCACCACACCCACGATCCCATGATCCTCCTCCGCGAGGCCGCCCGCGTGGCCCGATCAGCCGTCATCATCAAAGATCACCGCATGGAACGACCCCTGGCCGGATTGACCCTCCGGTTCATGGATTGGGTCGGCAACAAACCCCATGGCGTCACCCTCCCCTACAACTACTGGAACGCCAGGCAATGGTCGGGCGCCTGGAAACAACTTAGCCTCACACCCGACCAATACCAGACTCGACTCGGGCTCTACCCCGCGCCCGCCAACTGGCTCTTCGAATCCGGACTCCACTTCGTCGCAAGACTAAGACCCGAGCAGGCACCATGA
- a CDS encoding class I SAM-dependent methyltransferase: protein MRQTDIDPSLATWEAAYARFETPLQERAKFRKRLRQLDALNLDRSSRILEIFCGRGNGMNAWADLGFNNVEGLDLSPRLLAQYDGPFKTHEADACNLPFNDHTFDILCVQGGLHHLPSTSHLAQSLDEARRVLKPTGRFLIIEPWETPFLRFVHRLSRTPLRHLWPKLDALAVMIDNERTTYEAWLAAGPTILTMIEERFAFEQRTIATGKLMAVTRPRPKT from the coding sequence ATGAGACAGACCGACATCGACCCGTCACTCGCTACATGGGAAGCCGCCTACGCACGCTTCGAAACCCCACTCCAGGAACGCGCCAAGTTTCGCAAACGCCTCCGCCAACTCGACGCCCTCAACCTCGATCGTTCGAGCCGAATCCTCGAAATCTTCTGCGGACGCGGCAACGGGATGAACGCATGGGCCGACCTCGGCTTCAACAACGTCGAAGGCCTCGACCTCTCCCCGAGGCTCTTGGCTCAATATGACGGACCCTTCAAAACCCACGAAGCCGACGCCTGCAATCTCCCCTTCAACGACCACACCTTCGATATCCTCTGCGTCCAAGGCGGACTCCATCACCTACCCTCTACCAGCCACCTCGCCCAATCTCTCGACGAAGCTCGACGTGTGCTCAAACCCACCGGCCGATTCCTCATCATCGAACCTTGGGAAACCCCCTTTCTCCGATTTGTCCACCGTCTGTCCCGTACACCCCTCCGGCACCTCTGGCCCAAACTCGATGCCCTCGCCGTCATGATCGACAACGAACGCACCACCTACGAAGCATGGCTCGCCGCAGGACCCACCATCCTCACCATGATCGAAGAACGCTTCGCCTTTGAACAACGCACCATCGCCACTGGCAAACTCATGGCAGTCACCCGCCCACGCCCAAAAACCTGA
- a CDS encoding DUF1501 domain-containing protein gives MSEKMPYTRREFLQASLALMSTLGTVPGFLSHTSTAMADPAALLDADAVNQGRVLVVIQLSGGNDGLNTVIPAGMPEYYRMRGGLAVAERDVLELDPRVGVGLHPSLRGVQEMYQEGQATVVQGVGYPNPNRSHFASMDVWHAGDTKAADGHRGVGWIGRAMDAEAKRGEHDCLSCVTVGEEAPMATQGVEAKPVSFSRAELFEWSGKGLHPKLARAYEQINAGVEPVTTADPASFVFRTALDAQAASDRVRRAVSRRAETEFPANGLSRQLQAVASMIAAELPTRIYYVALGGFDTHANQAGTHARLLDQFASSVRAFYRELAAIGQDQRVVTMAFSEFGRRVDTNGSNGTDHGAAGPMFLFGPKVRAGLIGPHPSLTDLDNGDLKFRVDFRSVYAAVLDDWLGLDSRVALGSRFRAAPVLEG, from the coding sequence ATGAGCGAGAAGATGCCTTACACCCGACGCGAGTTTTTGCAGGCGAGTCTTGCGTTGATGTCGACGCTGGGGACGGTGCCGGGATTTCTCTCGCACACATCGACGGCGATGGCGGACCCGGCTGCCTTGCTGGACGCGGACGCGGTGAATCAGGGGCGGGTGCTGGTGGTGATTCAGTTATCCGGTGGCAATGACGGCTTGAACACGGTGATTCCGGCGGGGATGCCTGAGTATTACCGGATGCGGGGCGGTCTGGCAGTGGCGGAGCGTGATGTACTGGAGTTGGATCCGCGGGTGGGTGTTGGGCTGCATCCGTCGCTGCGCGGCGTGCAGGAGATGTATCAGGAGGGACAGGCGACGGTGGTGCAGGGGGTGGGTTATCCGAATCCGAATCGTTCGCATTTTGCGTCGATGGACGTGTGGCACGCGGGTGACACGAAGGCGGCGGATGGTCACCGTGGGGTGGGTTGGATCGGGCGGGCGATGGATGCGGAGGCGAAGCGTGGCGAGCATGATTGCCTGTCGTGCGTGACGGTGGGAGAGGAAGCGCCGATGGCAACGCAGGGTGTGGAGGCGAAGCCGGTGTCGTTCTCGCGGGCGGAGTTGTTTGAGTGGTCGGGTAAAGGGCTTCACCCGAAGCTGGCCAGGGCTTACGAGCAGATCAATGCGGGGGTTGAGCCGGTGACGACGGCGGACCCGGCATCGTTTGTGTTCCGCACGGCGTTGGATGCGCAAGCGGCTTCGGATCGGGTTCGGCGAGCGGTGAGTCGCCGTGCCGAGACGGAGTTTCCGGCCAATGGTTTGAGTCGTCAGCTTCAGGCGGTGGCGTCGATGATCGCGGCGGAGCTGCCGACGCGGATTTACTATGTGGCGCTGGGTGGTTTTGATACGCATGCGAATCAGGCGGGGACGCATGCGAGGCTGCTGGACCAGTTTGCTTCGTCGGTGCGGGCGTTTTATCGCGAGCTGGCGGCGATCGGCCAGGATCAGCGGGTGGTAACGATGGCGTTCAGTGAGTTTGGTCGGCGGGTGGATACGAATGGGTCGAACGGCACGGATCACGGTGCGGCGGGGCCGATGTTCCTGTTTGGCCCGAAGGTGCGTGCGGGTTTGATTGGCCCGCACCCGTCGTTGACGGATCTGGACAACGGCGACCTGAAGTTCAGGGTCGATTTCCGGTCGGTTTATGCGGCGGTGCTGGATGACTGGCTGGGTCTGGACAGTCGGGTGGCGCTGGGGTCGCGGTTCAGGGCGGCTCCGGTGCTGGAGGGTTGA
- a CDS encoding DUF1800 domain-containing protein, producing MDTSLSPISDDRFGPAEARHLLVRTAFAPDRHRARALVGLGVQGAVAWVLAGGDDSGLPGPPGGPDIRRPFTEEERRAYRQALGSDDPALRERARASRQQIDRDDRQMHKDLQTWWLGRMIKTASPMREFQTLLWHGHFATAYQPVQDAWLLYQQNEMFRRYGLESFATLARGIVRDPAMIKYLNNHQNRKGEPNENLARELMELFTLGEGQYREGDIREGARALTGFTYDDNAFSFNQTRHDDGKKSILGRTGRFDGDDFVEILLRHPACARYIALKLYRHYVADVSDRFGDLSAAQKSVVDQIAKRLRADKYALGPTLGVLLSSRHFYDAEVVGRKIKSPAQLVVGTARSLGTPERSTSRLHENMRMMGQSLFDPPSVAGWGVGRSWINTSTLFARQNTCVYMITGKNPGRRWDRGATNYDPMSLVADLDAAKPAEVSRVLMNDLLGAHVAEDRRAPLEAFLNEGGGPVTGDRLMGFLTLVTAMPEYQLC from the coding sequence ATGGATACGTCGCTTAGCCCGATTTCCGATGATCGTTTTGGTCCTGCCGAAGCGCGGCATCTGCTGGTCAGGACGGCGTTTGCGCCGGACCGACACAGGGCTCGGGCGTTGGTGGGTCTTGGGGTGCAGGGTGCGGTGGCTTGGGTATTGGCTGGCGGGGATGATTCTGGCTTGCCGGGCCCGCCTGGGGGTCCGGACATCCGGCGGCCGTTTACGGAGGAGGAGCGGCGCGCTTATCGGCAGGCGTTGGGGTCGGACGATCCGGCGCTGCGAGAGCGGGCGCGGGCCTCGCGGCAGCAGATCGATCGTGATGATCGGCAGATGCATAAGGACCTGCAGACCTGGTGGTTAGGGCGGATGATCAAGACGGCGTCGCCGATGCGGGAGTTCCAGACGCTGCTGTGGCACGGACATTTCGCGACGGCGTATCAACCGGTGCAGGACGCCTGGCTGTTGTATCAGCAGAACGAGATGTTCCGGCGGTATGGGCTGGAGAGCTTTGCGACGCTGGCGCGGGGGATCGTGCGTGATCCTGCGATGATTAAGTACTTGAACAACCATCAGAACCGTAAAGGTGAGCCGAACGAGAACCTGGCGCGGGAGTTGATGGAGTTGTTCACGCTTGGCGAGGGGCAGTACAGGGAGGGCGATATCAGGGAGGGAGCGCGTGCGCTCACTGGGTTTACTTATGATGACAACGCTTTCAGCTTCAATCAAACGCGGCATGACGATGGTAAGAAGAGCATCCTTGGGCGCACAGGACGGTTCGATGGGGACGACTTTGTCGAGATCCTTCTGAGGCATCCGGCGTGTGCGCGGTACATCGCGCTGAAGCTTTATCGGCACTATGTGGCGGATGTGAGCGACCGATTTGGTGATCTCTCCGCGGCGCAGAAATCGGTGGTGGATCAGATTGCGAAGAGGCTTCGAGCGGACAAGTATGCGCTGGGTCCGACGCTGGGGGTGCTGCTGAGCAGTCGGCATTTTTATGACGCGGAAGTTGTCGGGAGGAAGATCAAGAGTCCGGCGCAGTTGGTGGTGGGGACGGCGCGGTCGCTGGGGACGCCTGAGCGTTCGACGTCGCGGCTGCATGAGAACATGCGGATGATGGGTCAGTCGTTGTTTGATCCGCCGAGTGTGGCGGGCTGGGGTGTGGGGCGGTCGTGGATCAATACGTCGACGTTGTTTGCGCGGCAGAACACCTGTGTGTACATGATTACGGGGAAGAATCCGGGTCGGCGGTGGGACAGGGGTGCGACGAACTACGACCCGATGTCGCTGGTGGCTGATCTGGACGCGGCGAAGCCAGCGGAGGTGTCGCGGGTGCTGATGAATGATCTGTTGGGAGCGCATGTGGCGGAGGATCGTCGGGCGCCTTTGGAGGCGTTTTTGAACGAGGGTGGTGGGCCGGTCACGGGTGATCGGCTGATGGGTTTTTTGACGCTGGTGACCGCGATGCCTGAGTATCAGCTCTGTTGA
- a CDS encoding ATP-binding protein, whose translation MLSLTVLQGPDKGRRFELPDHEPQMIGRSSESLPLLDQTISRRHASLTPDNGQWIIHDLRSANGTFVNGVRVTTQRTLRPGDQIRTGSTLMVFGEEGERAFQHQVRLSRKGEMDISVEHTVDANDESMIMAVPEPAQAAEFQLKVVYELVALIGSVTEKRELLEKVMDVIFAYFNADRGFIMLKEGETEVLEPVVIRKKDPENTRGKEVDPTLRPSTFTVSRTIVQYVMRKGVGVLSANAMNDQRFATGDSVQAYSIRSTMCVPIKYKGKLYGVIQLDSQVANYTYTEDQLTLLTAIGVQTGLALANLELVDARLRSERLAAVGQTVASLSHSIKNILQGMRGGADVVELGLRKQNLKVIGSGWEIVARNQERIYELAMNMLAYSKQREPELEMGNLEPLLQELVALMQPQYDGKKVALITDFGDSVPPVPMDASGLHQAVLNLLSNALDAVEPESGVVALRATYAAEDASVRISVVDNGEGMTKATQARLFEPFHSTKGLKGTGLGLVVTKKIIDEHGGRIVVESDRNEGTTFTLVLPVGELPETSAGDTMGPALTLLEPDEDEL comes from the coding sequence ATGCTTTCTCTGACCGTCCTCCAGGGACCGGACAAGGGCCGCAGGTTCGAGTTGCCGGATCACGAGCCGCAGATGATCGGGCGATCGTCGGAGTCGTTGCCGCTTTTGGATCAGACGATCTCGCGTCGTCATGCTTCGCTGACGCCTGACAACGGGCAGTGGATTATTCACGACCTGCGCAGTGCGAACGGTACGTTTGTTAACGGCGTGCGTGTTACGACGCAGCGGACGCTGCGGCCTGGGGATCAGATCCGGACCGGCTCGACGCTGATGGTGTTTGGTGAGGAAGGGGAGCGGGCTTTTCAGCATCAGGTCCGGTTGTCGCGCAAGGGAGAGATGGATATCTCGGTCGAGCACACGGTTGATGCGAACGATGAATCGATGATCATGGCGGTTCCTGAGCCGGCGCAGGCGGCGGAGTTCCAGCTCAAGGTGGTTTACGAGTTGGTGGCGCTGATCGGGTCGGTCACTGAGAAGCGTGAGCTGCTGGAGAAGGTCATGGACGTGATCTTCGCGTACTTCAACGCGGACCGCGGGTTCATCATGCTCAAGGAGGGGGAAACCGAAGTCCTTGAGCCAGTGGTGATCCGTAAGAAGGACCCGGAGAACACGCGGGGCAAGGAGGTTGATCCGACGCTGAGGCCGAGCACGTTCACGGTGAGCCGGACAATCGTTCAGTATGTCATGCGTAAGGGCGTGGGGGTGCTGTCGGCCAACGCGATGAACGATCAGCGTTTTGCGACCGGCGACTCGGTTCAGGCGTACAGCATCCGCTCGACGATGTGTGTGCCGATTAAGTACAAGGGCAAGCTTTACGGCGTCATCCAGCTTGATTCTCAGGTCGCGAACTACACCTACACGGAGGATCAGCTCACGCTGCTGACGGCGATTGGCGTCCAGACGGGCTTGGCGCTGGCGAATCTCGAGCTGGTTGATGCTCGTCTGCGCAGCGAGCGGCTTGCCGCGGTGGGACAGACGGTGGCGTCGCTGTCGCACTCGATCAAGAATATTCTGCAGGGTATGCGTGGCGGGGCGGACGTGGTGGAGCTGGGCCTGCGGAAGCAGAACCTGAAGGTGATCGGTTCGGGATGGGAGATCGTCGCGCGGAATCAGGAGCGGATCTATGAGCTGGCGATGAACATGCTGGCTTATTCGAAGCAGCGTGAGCCTGAGCTGGAGATGGGTAATCTTGAGCCGCTGCTGCAGGAGCTGGTTGCGTTGATGCAGCCGCAGTACGACGGCAAGAAGGTGGCGTTGATCACGGACTTTGGGGATAGCGTTCCGCCGGTCCCGATGGACGCTTCGGGGTTGCATCAGGCGGTGTTGAACCTGCTGAGCAATGCGCTCGATGCGGTGGAGCCCGAATCGGGTGTGGTGGCGTTGCGGGCGACGTATGCGGCGGAGGATGCGAGTGTGCGCATCTCGGTGGTGGACAATGGTGAGGGGATGACCAAGGCGACGCAGGCGCGGTTGTTTGAGCCGTTTCACTCGACCAAAGGGCTTAAGGGGACGGGGCTTGGGTTGGTGGTGACCAAGAAGATCATTGATGAGCATGGCGGGCGGATCGTGGTGGAGAGTGATCGGAACGAGGGCACGACGTTTACGCTGGTGCTGCCGGTGGGTGAGCTGCCGGAGACCTCGGCGGGGGACACGATGGGGCCGGCGCTGACGCTGCTGGAGCCGGATGAGGATGAGTTGTGA
- the argH gene encoding argininosuccinate lyase: MSNPKASTSKPWEHAKSSGSETDPLAARFVSSIDYDWRLYKQDISGSIAHATMLKKVGLIAAEDLSAIEKGLRQIEGEIDETGRGWPGFTYELEDIHMCVEAALIERIGEPGRKLHTGRSRNDQVALDLKLWVRDAVEQRVIPLMQRLEDAYVALASRDGEIVMPSYTHLQRAQPVCAGAEIFAWHSAIRRCGQRLAILNAEATSDNPLGSGAVAGSSLPLDRGLTSRLLDFPQTAGNSIDATANRDVAVDFVYALSMTAMTLSRWAEQWILYASTEFGFIKLADAYTTGSSMMPQKQNPDMLELVRGKCGAVYGSLVALLTTLKGLPIAYNRDLQEDKKHVFRAYDDVCDCLEMAAKMVAGTTFQKERIEASLSRGYLDATSLADYLVTKGVPFRTAHQMVGRLVHRCEALRLGELRKLSLEQFKAEVEQIEDDVYEWLGAENVVKRYQSEGNAGLLGFQAQLESVKERVH; encoded by the coding sequence ATGAGCAACCCGAAAGCATCGACCTCCAAGCCCTGGGAGCACGCCAAGTCGTCCGGCAGCGAGACCGACCCGCTGGCGGCCCGCTTCGTTTCTTCCATCGATTACGACTGGCGTCTGTACAAGCAGGACATCAGCGGCTCGATCGCCCACGCCACGATGCTCAAGAAGGTCGGGCTGATCGCCGCGGAGGATCTCTCGGCCATCGAAAAGGGCCTGCGCCAGATCGAGGGTGAGATCGACGAGACAGGGCGAGGCTGGCCCGGGTTTACGTATGAGCTTGAGGACATCCATATGTGCGTCGAGGCAGCGCTGATCGAGCGCATCGGCGAGCCGGGGCGCAAGCTGCACACCGGGCGGTCACGGAATGATCAGGTGGCCCTGGACCTGAAGTTGTGGGTCCGGGACGCGGTGGAGCAGAGGGTGATCCCGCTGATGCAGCGGCTCGAGGATGCCTATGTTGCACTCGCCAGTCGTGACGGCGAGATTGTGATGCCGTCTTACACCCATCTTCAGCGGGCACAGCCTGTTTGTGCTGGGGCCGAGATTTTTGCATGGCATTCGGCGATCAGGCGGTGCGGTCAGCGTCTGGCGATTCTTAACGCGGAGGCGACGAGCGATAACCCTCTCGGGTCGGGTGCGGTGGCTGGTTCTTCTCTTCCGCTAGATCGCGGGTTGACGAGTCGGCTTCTCGATTTCCCACAGACCGCCGGTAACAGCATCGACGCTACCGCGAATCGAGACGTGGCTGTTGACTTTGTCTATGCCTTGTCGATGACGGCGATGACACTGTCGCGTTGGGCGGAGCAGTGGATCCTGTATGCCTCGACGGAGTTTGGTTTCATCAAGCTCGCCGATGCGTACACGACGGGTTCATCGATGATGCCTCAGAAGCAGAACCCGGACATGCTGGAGCTGGTGCGCGGCAAGTGTGGGGCGGTTTACGGCTCGCTCGTGGCGTTGCTCACGACGCTTAAGGGTCTGCCGATCGCCTACAACCGTGACCTGCAGGAAGATAAGAAGCACGTATTTCGGGCTTACGATGATGTGTGCGACTGCCTGGAGATGGCCGCGAAGATGGTGGCGGGCACGACGTTCCAGAAAGAGAGGATCGAGGCGTCCCTGAGTCGTGGTTACCTCGACGCCACGTCGCTGGCTGACTATCTGGTGACGAAGGGGGTTCCGTTTCGCACGGCGCATCAGATGGTTGGTCGACTCGTTCATCGGTGCGAGGCGTTGAGGCTGGGTGAGTTGCGCAAGCTCAGTCTGGAGCAGTTCAAGGCCGAGGTGGAGCAGATTGAGGATGACGTTTATGAATGGCTCGGTGCTGAGAATGTTGTGAAGCGTTATCAGAGTGAGGGGAATGCGGGGCTGTTAGGCTTCCAGGCTCAGCTTGAGTCTGTGAAAGAGCGGGTTCACTAG